A segment of the Pieris napi chromosome 5, ilPieNapi1.2, whole genome shotgun sequence genome:
CATTACAAGAAATGTTTTTTAGCCTCTGAAATTCCTGGACTGCTGTAGTTGCCCTAAACTTCTTTAAGTAAAACATTCACTTGATTTTTCTATCTTATATCTGAGTAATTTTCAATAGCTTTTTGTGAGTGATTATGCatgaaactattattataaaagatattaacaatattatcaaaaaGTTCATTTAGAAAGCATGATCTTATccttcatttaaaaaatgaaataaaatttatctgaACATAGCAGGCCTCTTTGCCCCAGGAGCAGCTACGGGATGTCGAAGAGCGTCACCTGGTGCAAGAAGAGCGTTACCTCAGCCTTGTTGGGTTGGCTGGGCATGTTGAGCTTTGGAAGAACACAACCGTACCTGTGCTTGTAACTCATGCTCGCAATGATGATCATGCACTAGTTGTAGCCTTTATAAGGGCAGCTCAGAAACTTCCATACACCATACTTGTCTACAATCTTGGCCTCAAACCCTATTCATTAAATGTGGTATGTTCTATGTGTATTTatgtgttaaattaaaactacagtATAGTGTTATGTTGTTGTGTAATGGTTGTCTCTATAAAATGTCAACAAAATGTTACGTTttgttcttttaaaataaaactaataattggACTATAGGAGCTAACTTTTGACAATTTGTGGTCAATAAATGGTTATTTAGGACCCATGGCTTTGTGACATGTGTGTAAAATCCTTTATAgtacttatttataagttattcTAAAATGTTTGTAACTTCATTGCTGACATAAGATTTCAATTAAACAAAGTCTAAATATTTCTTCGCGCTAAGATAAGTCAGTCTATTTGTGAAAACCACAGAGGAAACAATAATATACCTGTACTGAAATTAGTAGATTAACAACCCGGTTCCTAGGCCTATTCATATTCAATAGAAATGAGATgcatcataataattatattatgtactattattgtATGTGCTTCAGTTTTTCCTtgcttcttaaaaaaatataaaacaatttctttTATCCACCAGATTTCCAACTACTGCAATTCATCAAAGTGTGTCGTGATAGATTTCGATCTCACAGCATTCCCTGCGCACGTCAACGACGAGAGCATCACTGCCTTTCGACCGCTTATCATTCAGGTATACAATACGGAGCGAAGTGAAGTAAATCTGTGGCACTATCGAACCAGTACAGAAAATCACGAAAATAATTGTTGTGCAGCACGCGCTGAGCCGCGTGGGCGGGGTGGTGTACTGCTCCGCGGCCAGCAGATGGCGCGGGTCGGCGGCCGAGCTGGAGGCGACGTGGCGGGGTGCGGCGGCGTCGCTGGGCGTGGTGGCTTGGCCGCGGAGAGCCGCCGTCACCTCTCTCACGCACCCGCACATGTTCACCTACTTCCACGCCGACGTCGACGACTTCCTCTTCGTGCAGATGCTCGACACGTCGCGGCTCGTCTTGGCCGCCTGCGACCGCCTCGCGCCTCTCATGCGGCCCTGGGTGCAGTGCGCACTCACCGCCGACTGCATCATGCCCGTCGGTCGGTACGATTTGCTTAGAACCCGCCTAttcttatttacaattttttgagaaatttatACAAACCCGGTTCCGGTAATACGTCCATAAAAGTCGACCGaagagataaaaataataaataaatataaacattcgAAATGTTAATTACATCTTCGGTCGCGCTGTAAGAGAAATGTTTGTGGACAGGCGCTCAGTCGGAGGGCTGCCGTTTCGACAAGAAGCCGCAATATCGATATTCGGGGTGCCACGGACAGGACGCGTCGGCGCTGAGCATCATCCTGGGGCTCCGCAGCGGGTTCGAAGAGAGCGGCTACACGGGCTCGGCGGGCCGATGGGGCCGCGCGTCCGCACCGGCCGCCCAGAGGGCCTTCTCCGCCC
Coding sequences within it:
- the LOC125049298 gene encoding uncharacterized protein LOC125049298 isoform X3, whose protein sequence is MVKMKTKSFLLFSTTVFAISIFLIVFHSQPPQSFQSIVSQTHQHIKNFQEQLRDVEERHLVQEERYLSLVGLAGHVELWKNTTVPVLVTHARNDDHALVVAFIRAAQKLPYTILVYNLGLKPYSLNVISNYCNSSKCVVIDFDLTAFPAHVNDESITAFRPLIIQHALSRVGGVVYCSAASRWRGSAAELEATWRGAAASLGVVAWPRRAAVTSLTHPHMFTYFHADVDDFLFVQMLDTSRLVLAACDRLAPLMRPWVQCALTADCIMPVGAQSEGCRFDKKPQYRYSGCHGQDASALSIILGLRSGFEESGYTGSAGRWGRASAPAAQRAFSAQRPLSAGRNGSTTPRPDERSDRTDRYDSR
- the LOC125049298 gene encoding uncharacterized protein LOC125049298 isoform X2, translating into MVKMKTKSFLLFSTTVFAISIFLIVFHSQPPQSFQSIVSQTHQHIKNFQASLPQEQLRDVEERHLVQEERYLSLVGLAGHVELWKNTTVPVLVTHARNDDHALVVAFIRAAQKLPYTILVYNLGLKPYSLNVISNYCNSSKCVVIDFDLTAFPAHVNDESITAFRPLIIQHALSRVGGVVYCSAASRWRGSAAELEATWRGAAASLGVVAWPRRAAVTSLTHPHMFTYFHADVDDFLFVQMLDTSRLVLAACDRLAPLMRPWVQCALTADCIMPVGAQSEGCRFDKKPQYRYSGCHGQDASALSIILGLRSGFEESGYTGSAGRWGRASAPAAQRAFSAQRPLSAGRNGSTTPRPDERSDRTDRYDSR
- the LOC125049298 gene encoding uncharacterized protein LOC125049298 isoform X1, translating into MVKMKTKSFLLFSTTVFAISIFLIVFHSQPPQSFQSIVSQTHQHIKNFQQASLPQEQLRDVEERHLVQEERYLSLVGLAGHVELWKNTTVPVLVTHARNDDHALVVAFIRAAQKLPYTILVYNLGLKPYSLNVISNYCNSSKCVVIDFDLTAFPAHVNDESITAFRPLIIQHALSRVGGVVYCSAASRWRGSAAELEATWRGAAASLGVVAWPRRAAVTSLTHPHMFTYFHADVDDFLFVQMLDTSRLVLAACDRLAPLMRPWVQCALTADCIMPVGAQSEGCRFDKKPQYRYSGCHGQDASALSIILGLRSGFEESGYTGSAGRWGRASAPAAQRAFSAQRPLSAGRNGSTTPRPDERSDRTDRYDSR